A window of Microcystis aeruginosa FD4 contains these coding sequences:
- a CDS encoding RNA-guided endonuclease InsQ/TnpB family protein produces MEKAYSFRFYPTPEQESLLRRTLGCVRLVYNKALHLRTQAWYEKQERVGYTETSSMLTDWKKQEELDFLNEVSCVPLQQGLRHLQTAFTNFFAGRTKYPNFKKKHQGGSAEFTKSAFKFKDKQIYLAKCTEPLPIRWSRQIPEACEPSTVTVRLHPSGRWHISIRFDDPTIKPLPVTDKAIGIDLGISSLVITSDGDKVSNPKHFKKHYQRLRRASKSLSRKQKGSKNREKARIKVAKIHAQITDSRKDHLHKLTTQLVRENQTIVVENLAVKNLVKNPKLSQAISDVSWGEITRQLAYKCRWYGRNYLEVDRWFPSSKRCSNCGYIAEKMPLNIREWDCPDCGTHHDRDINASKNILAAGLAVSVCRATIRPEQSKSVKAGAEPRKGKKQKPKS; encoded by the coding sequence ATGGAAAAAGCCTATTCGTTTCGATTTTACCCCACACCCGAACAAGAGTCGCTATTGCGGCGCACTTTGGGCTGTGTAAGATTGGTTTACAATAAAGCTCTCCATCTCAGAACACAAGCATGGTACGAAAAGCAAGAAAGAGTAGGATATACTGAAACCTCTTCAATGCTAACTGATTGGAAAAAGCAAGAAGAATTAGACTTTTTAAACGAAGTAAGCTGTGTACCTTTACAACAAGGGTTAAGACACCTACAAACAGCTTTCACTAACTTCTTTGCTGGTCGTACTAAGTATCCTAACTTTAAGAAAAAACATCAGGGAGGAAGTGCCGAATTTACTAAGTCAGCTTTTAAATTTAAAGACAAACAAATCTATTTAGCCAAATGCACAGAACCTTTACCTATTCGATGGTCAAGACAAATACCAGAAGCTTGTGAACCAAGCACAGTAACAGTCAGATTACATCCTTCTGGGCGTTGGCATATCTCAATAAGATTTGATGACCCAACAATTAAGCCATTACCAGTAACAGATAAAGCCATCGGAATTGACTTAGGAATTAGTAGCCTAGTAATTACCAGCGATGGTGACAAAGTGTCTAATCCTAAGCATTTTAAAAAGCATTATCAGAGACTGCGAAGAGCATCGAAAAGCCTTTCTCGAAAACAGAAAGGTTCAAAAAATCGGGAAAAAGCGAGAATCAAAGTAGCCAAAATTCACGCCCAAATTACTGATAGTAGAAAAGACCATTTACACAAGCTAACCACTCAATTAGTTCGTGAAAACCAAACGATTGTAGTTGAGAATTTAGCCGTCAAGAATCTGGTCAAAAACCCGAAATTATCTCAGGCAATATCTGACGTTAGTTGGGGAGAAATTACCCGACAATTAGCCTATAAATGCCGTTGGTATGGGAGAAATTACCTCGAAGTAGATAGATGGTTTCCTAGCTCTAAAAGGTGTAGTAATTGCGGGTATATTGCTGAGAAGATGCCGTTAAATATTCGAGAATGGGATTGTCCAGACTGTGGGACACACCATGACCGAGATATTAACGCTAGTAAAAACATTTTGGCCGCAGGACTTGCGGTGTCAGTCTGTAGAGCGACCATAAGACCAGAACAGAGTAAATCTGTTAAGGCAGGTGCGGAACCCCGCAAGGGAAAGAAGCAGAAACCTAAATCGTGA
- a CDS encoding carbon dioxide-concentrating mechanism protein CcmK, protein MSIAVGMVETLGFPAVVEAADAMVKAARVTLVGYEKIGSGRVTVIVRGDVSEVQASVSAGTEAASNRVKGGQVLSTHIIARPHENLEYVLPIRYTEAVEQFRESVNPQPLRRI, encoded by the coding sequence ATGTCAATTGCAGTGGGCATGGTGGAAACCTTGGGTTTCCCGGCCGTCGTCGAGGCGGCTGATGCCATGGTGAAAGCCGCCCGCGTAACCCTAGTAGGTTACGAAAAAATTGGTAGTGGTCGCGTCACCGTCATCGTCCGGGGGGACGTTTCGGAAGTACAGGCTTCCGTATCGGCGGGGACAGAAGCGGCATCTAATCGTGTTAAAGGGGGTCAAGTCCTCTCGACCCACATCATCGCCCGTCCCCACGAAAACCTCGAATACGTTCTTCCCATCCGTTATACAGAGGCCGTGGAACAGTTTCGTGAAAGTGTTAACCCGCAACCTTTAAGACGAATCTAG
- a CDS encoding EutN/CcmL family microcompartment protein: MQIAKVCGTVVSTLKPRSMTGVKLLLLQFIDAQGQLLPKYEVAGDIVGAGINEWVLVSRGGAARIEDGQNNRPLDAMVVGIIDTITVENRTLYSKRDEFRQSG, from the coding sequence ATGCAAATTGCCAAAGTTTGCGGAACCGTCGTTAGCACCCTGAAACCGCGCAGTATGACGGGAGTGAAACTTCTGCTTTTGCAATTCATCGACGCCCAAGGGCAACTTTTGCCTAAATACGAAGTAGCGGGTGATATTGTCGGAGCGGGAATTAATGAATGGGTGCTAGTGTCCCGGGGAGGAGCCGCCCGTATCGAAGACGGACAGAACAATCGCCCCCTTGACGCGATGGTGGTGGGGATTATTGACACGATAACCGTAGAAAATCGCACCCTCTACAGCAAGAGAGACGAATTTCGTCAATCTGGTTAA
- a CDS encoding carbon dioxide concentrating mechanism protein: MSLPPVQPISRSEFYVNGDVTIDESAIVAPGVILRAAPNSQIIIGAGACLGMGTILTAYQGVIAIGAGAILGTGVLIVGRGEIGENACIGSTTTIFNASVAAMSLVPSGSLIGDTSRQITIEVSATRSEPERPPLPEPEPVVSQVSPVPSVEEAVAETVASPWDGEEMVAEASPPETREQASTTNQPNQASVVGKVYINQLLVTLFPERHRFNGNNNHNS; encoded by the coding sequence ATGTCCTTACCCCCCGTTCAACCTATTAGCCGCTCGGAATTCTATGTCAATGGTGATGTAACCATTGATGAGAGTGCGATCGTGGCTCCGGGGGTGATTCTCCGAGCAGCCCCCAATAGCCAAATAATTATCGGTGCGGGTGCTTGCCTGGGTATGGGAACGATTTTAACCGCCTATCAGGGTGTTATTGCTATCGGTGCAGGGGCAATTTTAGGTACAGGTGTTCTGATTGTCGGTCGGGGTGAAATCGGTGAGAATGCCTGTATTGGGTCAACCACAACGATTTTTAATGCTTCTGTGGCAGCGATGTCGCTCGTGCCGTCCGGTTCACTGATCGGAGATACTTCCCGTCAAATTACCATCGAGGTGTCAGCGACCCGATCGGAACCGGAAAGACCCCCTTTACCGGAACCGGAACCCGTAGTCAGTCAAGTGTCCCCAGTGCCGTCAGTGGAGGAAGCGGTGGCCGAAACCGTGGCCAGTCCTTGGGATGGCGAGGAAATGGTCGCCGAGGCCAGTCCTCCAGAAACCAGAGAACAAGCATCTACTACTAACCAACCGAATCAAGCATCTGTGGTCGGAAAGGTCTATATCAATCAGTTATTGGTCACGCTATTTCCAGAACGTCATCGTTTTAATGGCAACAATAACCATAATTCTTGA
- a CDS encoding ribulose bisphosphate carboxylase small subunit, protein MVVRTTAASPKKRTKSPEETHIDESAKVHTFSNLSGAIEIGARVVIAPGTSIRADEGTPFHIGDDSKIQDGAIIHGLEKSRVVGDDGREYSVWIGRGSCITHMALIHGPAYVGDRCFIGFRSTVFNARIGADCIVMMHALVQDVEIPAGKFVPSGSVITSQQQADRLPDVTEIDRAFTRHIVEIDLAPSVPVKAQGPATPPPAAAINIANETLYRNSVTPMSLNTNIRAQVRSLLSQGYKIGIEYADKRRFKTSSWLSAGFIDGSREEQVSQSLEASLRDLQGEYVRLIGVDPAAKRRILEMIIQRPEDTPGEPARTTTAVHGGHGNGNGNSDLSVQVRSLLAQGLKIATEHADKRRFKTSSWLTGPAIETKSEAGIIRDIEAIVTENSDEYVRLIGIDPQAKKRVVEMIIHRPGGTPASNGSGQTSSYSTPASNGASYSSSGSLSGETIAQIRSLLAQGYKIGTEHADKRRFKTSSWQSCAPIESNRESEVITALEDCLREHSGEYVRLLGIDAKAKKRVLETVIQRPDGSVASNGNGKTATVAEPSFKSSASSSSGGGTATLTSTLTAETIAQIRSLLNQGHKIGSEHADKRRFKTGSWQSCTPIDSSRESDVVAALETCLRDHQGEYVRLIGIDSQAKRRVLESIIQRP, encoded by the coding sequence ATGGTCGTCCGCACAACGGCGGCTAGTCCGAAAAAGCGGACCAAATCCCCAGAGGAAACGCACATAGACGAGAGTGCCAAAGTCCACACCTTCTCTAACCTCAGTGGCGCTATCGAGATCGGGGCGCGAGTGGTGATTGCTCCGGGGACTTCCATCCGCGCCGATGAAGGAACCCCCTTTCACATTGGCGACGACAGCAAAATTCAGGACGGAGCAATCATCCACGGTTTAGAAAAAAGCCGTGTGGTGGGAGATGACGGCCGAGAATATTCGGTGTGGATCGGCCGGGGCAGCTGCATCACCCACATGGCACTCATTCACGGGCCTGCCTATGTGGGCGATCGCTGTTTTATCGGTTTTCGCTCCACCGTCTTTAACGCCCGCATCGGGGCTGATTGCATCGTCATGATGCACGCCCTCGTTCAAGACGTGGAAATCCCCGCCGGGAAATTCGTGCCATCCGGTTCCGTGATCACCAGCCAACAACAGGCTGATCGCTTACCCGATGTCACAGAGATCGATCGAGCCTTCACTCGTCACATTGTGGAAATTGACCTCGCCCCCAGCGTCCCGGTCAAAGCCCAAGGACCAGCGACTCCGCCACCGGCAGCCGCTATAAACATCGCTAATGAGACGCTATATAGAAATTCGGTGACACCTATGAGTTTAAATACAAACATTCGAGCGCAGGTTCGCTCCCTCCTCTCCCAAGGCTACAAGATCGGCATCGAATACGCTGACAAACGCCGCTTTAAAACCAGTTCTTGGTTAAGTGCCGGCTTTATCGACGGCAGCCGCGAAGAACAGGTATCCCAATCCCTAGAAGCCTCCCTGAGAGACCTGCAAGGCGAATACGTCCGCCTGATCGGAGTCGATCCCGCCGCTAAACGGCGCATACTGGAAATGATTATCCAACGCCCCGAAGACACCCCGGGAGAACCGGCCCGCACCACCACCGCCGTCCACGGCGGTCATGGCAACGGTAACGGCAATTCAGACCTGTCCGTGCAAGTGCGTTCCCTGCTCGCCCAAGGGCTGAAAATCGCCACCGAACACGCGGATAAACGCCGTTTTAAAACCAGTTCTTGGTTAACTGGACCGGCGATCGAAACCAAGAGCGAAGCGGGCATCATTCGCGATATTGAAGCGATCGTGACTGAAAATAGCGATGAGTACGTCCGCCTGATCGGGATCGACCCGCAGGCGAAAAAACGCGTCGTCGAAATGATTATTCACCGCCCCGGCGGCACCCCCGCTAGTAACGGCAGCGGCCAAACCAGCAGCTACAGCACCCCCGCCAGTAACGGAGCCAGTTATAGCAGCAGTGGTAGCTTAAGTGGCGAAACGATCGCTCAAATTCGTTCCCTGCTCGCCCAAGGCTACAAAATCGGCACCGAACACGCGGATAAACGCCGGTTTAAAACCAGTTCTTGGCAGAGTTGCGCTCCGATCGAAAGCAATCGCGAATCCGAGGTAATTACTGCTTTGGAAGATTGTTTAAGGGAACATAGCGGCGAATACGTCCGCTTACTCGGTATCGATGCTAAAGCCAAAAAACGGGTTTTAGAAACGGTGATCCAGCGCCCCGATGGTTCGGTGGCTAGTAATGGCAACGGTAAAACCGCCACCGTTGCTGAACCGAGTTTCAAAAGCTCTGCTTCCAGTTCCTCCGGCGGCGGTACTGCCACTTTAACCAGTACCTTAACCGCGGAAACGATCGCTCAAATTCGTTCTTTATTGAACCAAGGTCACAAAATTGGCAGTGAACACGCGGATAAACGTCGTTTTAAAACCGGTTCTTGGCAAAGCTGCACCCCGATCGATAGCAGTCGCGAATCCGATGTGGTGGCCGCTTTAGAAACCTGTCTGCGCGACCATCAAGGAGAATACGTCCGTCTGATCGGGATTGACTCCCAAGCGAAACGTCGTGTCCTCGAATCGATTATTCAACGCCCTTAA
- a CDS encoding form I ribulose bisphosphate carboxylase large subunit, which yields MVQAKSKGFQAGVKDYRLTYYTPDYTPKDTDLLACFRVTPQPGVPPEEAGAAVAAESSTGTWTTVWTDNLTDLDRYKGRCYDIEPVPNEDNQFFCFVAYPLDLFEEGSVTNILTSIVGNVFGFKALRGLRLEDIRFPVALIKTFQGPPHGITVERDKLNKYGRPLLGCTIKPKLGLSAKNYGRAVYECLRGGLDFTKDDENINSQPFMRWRDRFLFVQEAIVKSQAETNEVKGHYLNVTAPTCEQMMQRAEFAAEIKTPIIMHDYLTGGFTANTTLAKFCRDKGLLLHIHRAMHAVIDRQKNHGIHFRVLAKCLRLSGGDHLHSGTVVGKLEGERGITMGFVDLMREDYVEEDRARGIFFTQDYASLPGVMPVASGGIHVWHMPALVEIFGDDSCLQFGGGTLGHPWGNAPGATANRVALEACIQARNEGRSLAREGNDVIREACRWSPELAAACELWKEIKFEFEAMDTL from the coding sequence ATGGTGCAAGCCAAATCCAAAGGTTTCCAGGCCGGCGTAAAAGACTACCGCCTGACCTACTACACCCCCGACTACACCCCCAAAGATACCGATCTACTAGCTTGCTTCCGGGTAACACCCCAACCCGGAGTTCCTCCTGAAGAAGCAGGTGCGGCGGTAGCGGCGGAATCTTCCACAGGTACCTGGACCACCGTTTGGACCGATAACTTAACCGACCTCGATCGCTATAAAGGTCGTTGTTATGATATCGAACCCGTACCCAACGAAGATAACCAGTTCTTCTGTTTCGTTGCCTATCCTTTAGATCTATTTGAAGAAGGTTCCGTCACCAACATCCTCACCTCGATCGTTGGTAACGTTTTCGGTTTCAAAGCTCTACGCGGTCTCCGTTTAGAAGATATCCGTTTCCCCGTCGCTTTAATCAAAACCTTCCAAGGTCCTCCCCACGGTATCACCGTTGAACGGGACAAATTAAACAAATACGGTCGCCCCCTACTCGGTTGCACCATCAAACCCAAACTCGGCCTTTCCGCTAAAAACTACGGTCGTGCCGTTTATGAATGTCTCCGCGGTGGTTTAGACTTCACCAAAGACGACGAAAATATTAACTCTCAACCCTTCATGCGTTGGCGCGATCGTTTCCTCTTTGTCCAAGAGGCGATCGTTAAATCCCAAGCAGAAACCAACGAAGTTAAAGGACATTACTTAAACGTAACCGCTCCTACCTGCGAGCAGATGATGCAACGGGCTGAATTCGCCGCCGAAATCAAAACCCCGATCATCATGCACGACTACCTCACCGGTGGTTTCACCGCTAACACCACCCTGGCGAAATTCTGCCGCGACAAAGGGTTACTGCTCCACATTCACCGGGCAATGCACGCGGTTATCGACCGTCAGAAAAATCATGGTATCCACTTCCGCGTTTTAGCTAAGTGCTTACGTCTCTCTGGTGGTGATCACCTCCACTCTGGAACCGTTGTCGGTAAACTCGAAGGTGAACGCGGAATCACGATGGGTTTTGTTGACCTGATGCGTGAAGACTATGTAGAAGAAGATCGCGCTCGTGGTATTTTCTTCACCCAAGACTACGCTTCCTTACCCGGGGTAATGCCCGTTGCTTCCGGTGGTATCCACGTTTGGCATATGCCGGCGCTGGTGGAAATCTTCGGTGACGATTCCTGCTTACAGTTCGGTGGTGGAACCCTCGGCCACCCCTGGGGTAACGCACCCGGTGCCACCGCTAACCGTGTGGCTCTGGAAGCTTGTATCCAAGCTCGTAACGAAGGACGCTCCTTGGCCCGCGAAGGTAACGACGTTATCCGGGAAGCTTGCCGTTGGAGTCCTGAACTGGCTGCCGCTTGCGAACTCTGGAAAGAAATTAAATTCGAGTTCGAGGCTATGGATACCCTCTAA
- a CDS encoding ribulose bisphosphate carboxylase small subunit: MKTLPKEKRYETLSYLPPLTDQQIAKQIQYMIDQGYIPAVEFEKDPKPADYHWTMWKLPLFSVSGPQEVLNEVRECRTEYSDCYIRVIAFDNIKQCQTMSFIVHKPNAGRY; encoded by the coding sequence ATGAAAACTTTACCTAAAGAGAAGCGTTACGAAACTCTCTCCTACTTGCCCCCCCTCACCGATCAACAAATTGCTAAACAAATTCAATACATGATCGATCAGGGTTATATTCCTGCTGTGGAATTTGAAAAAGATCCCAAACCCGCAGATTATCATTGGACGATGTGGAAACTGCCTTTATTCTCTGTTTCTGGTCCCCAAGAAGTTCTTAATGAAGTTCGCGAGTGCCGCACTGAATATTCTGATTGCTACATCCGCGTTATCGCTTTTGATAACATCAAACAATGTCAAACCATGAGCTTTATTGTTCATAAACCCAATGCTGGCCGCTACTAA
- the rcbX gene encoding RuBisCO chaperone RbcX, with translation MYPKKVVQDTAKVLQSYLTYQAVRTIIDQLSETNPTLAIWLSHYTSSHSIQDGEAYIAGLMTENKELVLRIMTVREHLAEQVLEFLPEMVKTGIINDNTEHRRQLLERLTRTAISQPETSELNLDVDDLPNP, from the coding sequence ATGTATCCGAAAAAAGTTGTTCAAGATACCGCGAAAGTCTTACAAAGTTACCTAACTTACCAAGCGGTTCGCACGATTATCGATCAATTGTCAGAAACTAATCCCACTTTAGCTATTTGGCTGAGTCACTATACTTCTAGCCATTCCATTCAGGATGGCGAGGCCTATATTGCGGGGTTAATGACTGAGAATAAAGAGTTAGTTTTGCGGATCATGACGGTAAGAGAACATTTAGCCGAACAGGTTTTAGAGTTCTTGCCAGAGATGGTAAAAACGGGAATTATTAATGACAATACCGAACATCGTCGGCAACTTTTGGAACGTCTCACCCGTACTGCTATAAGTCAACCAGAGACATCGGAATTAAATCTCGATGTTGATGATCTACCCAACCCATAA